One Deinococcus ruber DNA window includes the following coding sequences:
- a CDS encoding PIN/TRAM domain-containing protein produces the protein MLPVRIFILFAGLLLGYLTGQSLTHYQTGNPQTGTLNTVSLMIAGLLLGLLLSRRLEDLAVRAGEHLNRWYTLLSPRSVTAATFALVVSLVLSVLLGVLLAGVPYYRWWWNLLITLVLAGFFVPFAIRNSETFGNLVGAPVRRKNGGKILDSNVIIDGRIVELSRSGLLEGELIVPAFVLRELQQLSDHSDPQRRTRGKRGLNVLEELREVTPLRVEDWDTADLTLTDDKLVRLARETGGKLVSNDGNLGKVARLYGVTVINLNEAAVALRPQLQVGDVLNVTITKNGQQAGQGIGYLEDGTMMVVEEGAKFKNRSVRVVVVNNVQTNVGRMIFARPDNGDPVSLVGE, from the coding sequence GTGCTTCCCGTCCGAATCTTCATTCTCTTTGCTGGCCTGTTGCTGGGATATCTGACAGGCCAGAGCCTGACGCATTATCAGACGGGCAACCCTCAGACCGGAACGCTCAATACTGTTTCGCTGATGATCGCTGGCCTGCTGCTGGGGCTGCTGCTCAGCCGCCGCCTGGAAGATCTGGCTGTCAGAGCGGGCGAACATCTGAACCGCTGGTACACCCTGCTGTCACCCCGCAGCGTCACGGCGGCGACCTTCGCGCTGGTGGTATCGCTGGTGCTGAGCGTGCTGCTGGGCGTCCTTCTTGCTGGCGTGCCGTATTACCGCTGGTGGTGGAACCTGCTGATTACGCTGGTGCTGGCGGGCTTTTTCGTACCGTTCGCCATCCGTAATTCCGAAACCTTCGGCAATCTGGTGGGTGCGCCGGTACGACGCAAAAATGGCGGCAAGATTCTCGACAGCAACGTGATTATCGATGGACGCATCGTCGAACTGAGCCGCAGCGGACTGCTGGAGGGCGAACTGATCGTGCCCGCTTTCGTGCTGCGCGAGCTTCAGCAGCTCTCGGATCACAGTGACCCGCAGCGCCGCACGCGTGGCAAGCGCGGCCTGAACGTGCTGGAAGAGCTGCGCGAGGTCACGCCGCTGCGGGTGGAAGACTGGGACACCGCCGACCTGACCCTGACCGACGACAAGCTGGTACGGCTGGCCCGCGAGACGGGCGGCAAACTGGTCTCCAACGACGGCAATCTGGGCAAGGTGGCGCGGCTGTACGGCGTCACGGTCATCAATCTGAACGAGGCTGCCGTGGCGCTGCGCCCCCAGCTTCAGGTGGGCGACGTGCTGAACGTGACGATTACCAAAAACGGGCAACAGGCCGGGCAGGGCATCGGCTATCTGGAAGACGGCACCATGATGGTGGTCGAGGAAGGCGCGAAGTTCAAGAACCGCAGCGTGCGGGTGGTGGTGGTCAACAACGTGCAGACCAACGTTGGCCGCATGATCTTCGCCCGCCCGGACAACGGCGATCCCGTGAGTCTGGTTGGAGAGTAG
- a CDS encoding DUF2087 domain-containing protein, whose translation MSRPSKRRPNKKKLAPGKTLQGVSAFQDEKGRVSLWPSARRRTAQIAVLEHLAASFEGGRVYTDGEVTSLLRTRSTLQDLALLKRELIASDYLTHDEQAGTYWRSNGRPTALPTPAAVQEAAPTERQDEANG comes from the coding sequence ATGAGCCGTCCTTCCAAACGCCGTCCTAACAAGAAAAAACTCGCCCCCGGCAAGACCCTTCAGGGCGTCAGCGCCTTTCAGGACGAAAAGGGCCGCGTGAGCCTGTGGCCTTCGGCCCGTCGCCGCACGGCACAGATCGCGGTGCTGGAACATCTGGCCGCCTCTTTCGAGGGCGGGCGCGTGTATACCGACGGCGAGGTCACGTCGCTGCTCCGAACGCGCAGCACGCTTCAAGACCTGGCGCTGCTGAAGCGCGAACTGATCGCCAGCGATTACCTGACCCACGACGAGCAGGCCGGAACCTACTGGCGCAGCAACGGGCGGCCCACGGCGCTGCCGACCCCGGCTGCTGTTCAGGAAGCTGCCCCGACCGAGCGGCAGGATGAGGCCAATGGCTAA
- a CDS encoding M3 family oligoendopeptidase, which produces MTAIQLGEPFWRTDDLYPGLDSAEYTAALSSLGARVTALGELFDALGIVKDHQPADVQGTFEQALTALNEVLEHQRPTESYAYAFFSTDTRSDLAQARISELTTLMQPLSPLFTRFQAWLGGLDLDALKQRSELARSHSFMLERARDAAQHQMSPAEEELASELNSSGSAAWGKLHGNLSSLLTGEVGGQRLPITAIRNLASDKSAEVRAEAYRVELETWQSAEIALAAAMNGIKGSRNVLNRRRGYADAVQPTLMGNSIDAQTLAAMQRAVTSSFPDFQRYFAAKARKLGHTDGRLPWSDLFAPVGAAGREWSYPEAQKFVENSFRSYSDRLGDFAARAFREDWLDVPAREGKRGGAFCMGWKRGESRILLNYSKSLDSVSTLAHELGHGYHNLCLKERTPLQAQTPMTLAETASIFCETIVQGQALGSVTGDERLYVLETSLMGHAQVVVDIHSRFLFESAVFEAREKRDLSPAELCRLMTQAQQATYGDALSECHPYMWAVKPHYYGSSFYNYPYTFGLLFGLGLYARYQQDPDSFRAQYDDLLSRTGMGDAATLAASFGIDTRDEAFWQSSLDVIRANIAEYVELVG; this is translated from the coding sequence ATGACTGCCATACAACTGGGCGAGCCGTTCTGGCGCACCGACGACCTTTATCCAGGGCTGGACAGCGCCGAGTACACGGCAGCACTCAGCAGCCTGGGAGCGCGGGTCACGGCGCTGGGCGAACTGTTCGACGCCCTCGGAATCGTCAAGGACCACCAGCCCGCCGATGTACAGGGCACCTTCGAGCAGGCCCTGACCGCCCTGAACGAAGTGCTGGAGCACCAGCGTCCCACCGAGTCGTATGCCTACGCCTTTTTCAGCACCGATACCCGGAGCGATCTGGCGCAGGCCCGCATCAGCGAACTGACCACGCTGATGCAGCCGCTGTCGCCGCTCTTCACCCGGTTTCAGGCGTGGCTGGGCGGCCTCGATCTGGACGCGCTGAAGCAACGTTCGGAACTGGCCCGCAGCCACAGTTTCATGCTCGAACGCGCCCGCGACGCAGCCCAGCACCAGATGTCGCCTGCCGAGGAGGAACTGGCCTCCGAGCTGAATTCCAGTGGCAGCGCGGCCTGGGGCAAACTGCACGGCAACCTCAGCAGCCTGCTGACGGGCGAGGTCGGCGGCCAGCGCCTGCCGATTACCGCCATTCGCAACCTTGCCAGCGACAAGAGCGCCGAAGTGCGTGCCGAAGCGTACCGGGTCGAGCTGGAAACGTGGCAGAGCGCCGAAATCGCACTGGCAGCCGCCATGAACGGCATCAAGGGCAGCCGAAATGTACTGAACCGGCGGCGCGGATATGCAGACGCGGTGCAGCCCACTCTGATGGGCAACAGCATCGACGCACAGACCCTCGCGGCGATGCAGCGGGCAGTAACGTCCAGCTTTCCCGACTTCCAGCGGTATTTTGCGGCCAAGGCACGCAAGCTCGGCCACACAGACGGGCGGCTGCCCTGGAGCGACCTGTTTGCTCCGGTGGGTGCGGCGGGCCGTGAATGGAGCTACCCAGAGGCTCAGAAGTTCGTCGAGAACAGCTTCCGCAGCTACTCAGACCGGCTGGGCGACTTCGCGGCCCGCGCCTTCCGGGAAGACTGGCTGGACGTTCCGGCCCGCGAGGGCAAGCGCGGCGGGGCATTCTGCATGGGCTGGAAACGCGGAGAAAGCCGCATCCTGCTGAATTACAGCAAGAGCCTGGACAGCGTCAGCACCCTGGCACACGAGCTGGGGCACGGCTACCACAACCTCTGCCTGAAGGAGCGCACGCCGCTTCAGGCCCAGACACCCATGACCCTGGCCGAAACTGCCAGCATTTTCTGCGAAACCATCGTGCAGGGGCAGGCACTGGGCAGCGTGACCGGCGACGAGCGACTGTACGTGCTGGAAACCTCGCTGATGGGCCACGCGCAGGTGGTGGTCGATATCCACTCGCGCTTCCTGTTCGAGTCGGCCGTGTTCGAGGCACGCGAGAAGCGCGACCTGTCGCCCGCCGAGCTGTGCCGCCTGATGACCCAGGCGCAGCAGGCTACCTACGGCGACGCCCTCAGCGAGTGCCACCCCTACATGTGGGCCGTCAAGCCGCACTATTACGGCTCCAGCTTCTACAATTATCCGTACACCTTTGGGCTGCTCTTCGGGCTGGGGCTGTATGCCCGCTACCAGCAGGACCCAGACAGCTTCCGCGCCCAGTACGACGATCTGCTGAGCCGCACCGGCATGGGCGACGCCGCCACCCTGGCCGCCAGCTTCGGCATCGACACCCGCGACGAAGCCTTCTGGCAGAGCAGCCTGGACGTGATCCGGGCGAATATCGCGGAGTACGTGGAACTGGTTGGCTAG
- the radA gene encoding DNA repair protein RadA: protein MAKAVTKYVCNSCGYQSAKPLGRCPNCQAWNSFEEETPSPAAASKGGYGGVKGGKLTPLSTVGRREEPRLPSGILELDRVLGGGLVAGGVTLIGGEPGIGKSTLLLQVADLMARQGNSVLYVAGEESLEQIRLRADRLGVVGEIELTRDTRADAIAALMETHRPALCIVDSIQTVTLDDSAGVAGGVSQVRDATAMITRAAKETGTATVLVGHVTKDGNVAGPKVMEHIVDTTVFLESVGSFRLLRSVKNRFGQAGELGVFEMRESGLVAVENPSAAFLAERPVGVPGSVVAATQDGHRPMLLEVQALAARTPYPNPRRVVVGLDPRRVDVVLAVLERRLNLSLGNLDIYVNLAGGLKVPDPGLDLAVALAVYSAVVGKALPANVAVFGEVGLAGEVRTVQGAIRRAEEARRAGYTRLVVPPGLDGYAGSRSVEDALGVVWQGANKPVGTAAG from the coding sequence ATGGCTAAAGCGGTCACCAAGTACGTCTGCAATTCCTGCGGCTACCAGTCGGCCAAACCGCTGGGCCGCTGCCCGAACTGTCAGGCCTGGAACAGCTTCGAGGAGGAAACGCCCAGCCCCGCCGCTGCCAGCAAGGGCGGCTACGGGGGCGTGAAGGGCGGCAAGCTCACGCCGCTCTCGACAGTCGGGCGGCGCGAGGAACCCCGGCTGCCCAGCGGCATTCTGGAACTCGACCGGGTGCTGGGCGGCGGGCTGGTGGCGGGCGGCGTGACATTGATCGGCGGCGAACCGGGCATCGGCAAGAGCACGCTGCTGCTGCAAGTCGCCGACCTGATGGCGCGGCAGGGAAACAGCGTGCTGTACGTGGCGGGCGAGGAGTCGCTGGAGCAGATCCGGCTGCGGGCCGACCGACTGGGCGTGGTGGGCGAGATCGAACTGACCCGCGACACCCGCGCCGACGCCATCGCCGCCCTGATGGAGACGCACCGGCCCGCGCTATGCATCGTGGACAGCATCCAGACCGTGACACTCGACGACTCGGCGGGAGTGGCGGGCGGCGTGTCGCAGGTGCGCGACGCCACCGCCATGATCACGCGGGCGGCCAAGGAAACCGGCACCGCCACCGTGCTGGTGGGCCACGTGACCAAAGACGGCAACGTGGCCGGGCCGAAAGTGATGGAACATATCGTGGATACCACGGTGTTTCTGGAATCGGTGGGGTCGTTCCGGCTGCTGCGGAGCGTGAAAAACAGATTCGGGCAGGCGGGCGAGCTGGGTGTGTTCGAGATGCGCGAATCGGGGCTGGTCGCGGTCGAAAATCCCAGTGCCGCGTTTCTGGCCGAGCGTCCGGTGGGCGTGCCCGGCAGCGTGGTCGCCGCCACCCAGGACGGGCACCGCCCGATGCTGCTGGAGGTGCAGGCCCTCGCCGCCCGCACGCCGTACCCCAATCCGCGCCGGGTGGTGGTGGGCCTCGACCCCAGGCGCGTCGATGTGGTGCTGGCGGTGCTGGAACGCCGCCTGAATCTGAGTCTGGGGAACCTGGACATCTATGTGAATCTGGCGGGCGGCCTGAAAGTACCCGATCCCGGCCTTGATCTGGCCGTGGCGCTGGCGGTGTACTCGGCGGTGGTCGGCAAGGCGCTGCCCGCCAATGTCGCGGTGTTTGGCGAGGTGGGACTGGCGGGCGAAGTCCGAACTGTGCAGGGAGCCATTCGCCGGGCCGAGGAAGCGCGGCGGGCGGGCTATACCCGGCTGGTGGTGCCGCCGGGCCTGGACGGATACGCCGGGTCCAGAAGCGTGGAAGACGCGCTGGGCGTGGTGTGGCAGGGCGCAAATAAACCTGTGGGCACGGCGGCGGGCTAA